In Rhizophagus irregularis chromosome 12, complete sequence, a single window of DNA contains:
- a CDS encoding uncharacterized protein (SECRETED:cutsite_NIA-SP; SECRETED:prob_0.3429); SECRETED:SignalP(1-28): MSHVKFKFKHTFALIIIFIAIFIAVNIASPIYEPVGSALQKRQGPDGGKAPGGGGGDGGKAPAGGDGGKAPGGDGGKAPGGDGGKAPGGDGGKAPGGDGGKAPGGDGGKAPDGGDGKAPAGGDGKAPAGGDGKAPAGGDGKAPAGGDGKAPAGGDGKAPDGGDGKAPAGGDGKAPDGGDGKAPAGAPAGGDGKAPVGAPAGGDGKAPAGAPAGGDGKAPAGAPAGGDGKAPAGAPAGGDGKAPAGAPAGGDGKAPAGAPAAGDGKTPAGGDGKAPAGGDGKAPGGDGGKIPDGGGNGGPPTTSKKTIDPTATCSSPNDPRCQAPPGVTAKVETSTQDEVETVTPAPTPNANNNNNNNNNNNGKNKITKFTTTTTTQTLYFAGYTSTITTTNSLGEVTTFATYIPPSTVLVVKKVAVTAPALEDGTDTSDSMTILHGVNNNSLWGVTMSLAVVTATLVFMIFA; this comes from the exons ATGTCTCacgttaaatttaaatttaagcaCACATTTGcacttataataatattcattgcAATATTTATTGCCGTTAATATTGCTTCTCCAATTTATGAACCAGTTGGTAGTGCTCTTCAAAAACGACAAGGTCCAGATGGTGGCAAAGCACCAGGTGGCGGTGGTGGCGATGGCGGCAAAGCACCAGCAGGTGGAGATGGAGGTAAAGCACCGGGTGGAGATGGAGGTAAAGCACCAGGTGGAGATGGAGGTAAGGCACCAGGTGGAGATGGAGGCAAAGCACCAGGTGGAGATGGAGGTAAAGCACCAGGTGGAGATGGAGGTAAAGCACCAGATGGTGGAGATGGTAAAGCACCAGCAGGTGGAGATGGTAAAGCACCAGCAGGTGGAGATGGTAAAGCGCCAGCAGGTGGAGATGGTAAAGCGCCAGCAGGTGGAGATGGTAAAGCACCAGCAGGTGGAGATGGTAAAGCACCAGATGGTGGAGATGGTAAAGCACCAGCAGGTGGAGATGGTAAAGCACCAGATGGTGGAGATGGTAAAGCACCAGCAGGAGCACCAGCAGGTGGAGATGGTAAAGCACCAGTAGGTGCACCAGCAGGTGGAGATGGCAAAGCACCAGCAGGAGCACCAGCAGGTGGAGATGGTAAAGCACCAGCAGGAGCACCAGCAGGTGGAGATGGTAAAGCACCAGCAGGTGCACCAGCAGGTGGAGATGGTAAAGCACCAGCAGGAGCACCAGCAGGTGGAGATGGCAAAGCACCAGCAGGTGCACCAGCAGCTGGAGATGGAAAAACACCAGCAGGTGGAGATGGTAAAGCACCAGCAGGTGGAGATGGCAAAGCACCAGGTGGAGATGGAGGAAAAATACCGGATGGTGGTGGTAATGGAGGACCACCAACAACATCAAAAAAAACCATTGATCCAACTGCAACTTGTTCTTCTCCTAATGATCCTAGATGCCAAGCTCCACCAGGAGT TACTGCAAAAGTTGAAACGTCTACGCAAGATGAAGTTGAAACAGTAACACCAGCTCCGACCCCAaatgctaataataataataataataataataataataatgggaaaaataaaataactaagtTTACAACCACCACAACAACACAAACATTATATTTTGCTGGTTATACATCAACTATTACAACAACAAATTCTCTTGGAGAAGTTACAACCTTCGCGACATACATTCCTCCGTCCACTGTACTTGTGGTAAAGAAGGTTGCTGTCACTGCACCCGCACTTGAAGATGGAACTGATACATCAGATTCTATGACAATTTTACATGGGGTTAATAACAATAGTTTATGGGGTGTTACAATGAGTTTAGCAGTGGTTACTGCAACTTTagtttttatgatttttgcgtaa